The following are from one region of the Paracoccus sp. S3-43 genome:
- a CDS encoding F0F1 ATP synthase subunit delta: MANSVSMSQSIAGRYAQAVFEIVKEDGIVKKDGTVKKNGGLDALARQTEDLGAALSDSADLRDLINSPIYTRDDQARAIGALAQKMGFSPVLANTLQLMAHNRRLFVLPQLVRQLQALIAAERGEVTAEVTSAVALTDDQQTRLRDTLARKSGKKVKLNTRVDEALIGGMIVKLGSQMIDSSIRSKLASLQNAMKEVG; encoded by the coding sequence GTGGCCAACTCTGTTTCCATGTCCCAGAGCATCGCCGGGCGCTATGCGCAGGCCGTCTTCGAGATCGTCAAGGAAGACGGGATCGTCAAGAAAGACGGGACCGTCAAGAAAAACGGGGGCCTGGACGCCCTGGCCCGGCAGACCGAGGATCTGGGCGCGGCGCTGTCGGACAGCGCCGATCTGCGCGACCTGATCAACTCTCCGATCTATACCCGCGACGATCAGGCCCGCGCCATCGGCGCGCTGGCGCAGAAGATGGGCTTTTCGCCGGTGCTGGCCAACACGCTGCAACTGATGGCGCACAACCGCCGCCTGTTCGTGCTGCCGCAACTGGTGCGCCAATTGCAGGCGCTGATCGCGGCGGAACGCGGCGAGGTCACCGCCGAGGTGACAAGCGCCGTCGCGCTGACCGACGACCAGCAGACCCGTCTGCGCGACACCCTGGCGCGGAAGTCCGGCAAGAAGGTCAAACTGAACACCCGCGTCGATGAGGCCCTCATCGGCGGCATGATTGTCAAGCTTGGTTCGCAGATGATCGACAGCTCGATCCGCTCGAAGCTCGCTTCCCTCCAGAATGCTATGAAAGAGGTCGGATAA
- a CDS encoding methyltransferase domain-containing protein translates to MHHDIADLRQFYYQRSLGRVVQRILRDRLVSRWQPAGCTGMTVAGFGFAAPMLRPYLAVARRITALMPGPQGVMAWPAGMPNRSVLCDEVAWPLETGSVDRLVMLHGLETSDDPSALLAEAWRVLGPGGRMIAMVPNRAGLWAASDRTPFGLGRSYTTGQIETQARQAGFLPEWHGSAVYIPPSDRRFWLGSAQMWERAGTRISRVLIAGVVLIELSKQVRAPIGPEPRVHVPSPLEILDGVVGPRPARAPTAGNLQHMQKKRPETPANRARPVHKVNCRSAALCPIGML, encoded by the coding sequence ATGCACCACGATATCGCCGACCTTCGCCAGTTCTATTACCAACGGTCGCTGGGCCGCGTGGTGCAGCGCATCCTGCGCGACCGGCTGGTGTCGCGCTGGCAGCCGGCGGGATGCACGGGGATGACGGTGGCGGGCTTCGGCTTTGCCGCGCCGATGCTGCGGCCCTATCTGGCGGTGGCGCGGCGGATCACGGCGCTGATGCCCGGCCCGCAGGGGGTGATGGCCTGGCCCGCCGGGATGCCCAACCGCAGCGTCCTGTGCGACGAGGTCGCCTGGCCGCTGGAAACCGGCAGCGTCGACCGGCTGGTGATGCTGCACGGGCTGGAGACCAGCGACGATCCCTCGGCCCTGCTGGCCGAGGCATGGCGGGTGCTGGGGCCGGGCGGGCGGATGATAGCGATGGTGCCGAACCGCGCCGGGCTGTGGGCGGCCTCTGATCGCACCCCCTTCGGCCTGGGCCGCAGCTATACCACCGGCCAGATCGAGACCCAGGCCCGGCAGGCGGGTTTCTTGCCGGAATGGCACGGATCGGCGGTCTATATCCCGCCCTCGGACCGGCGGTTCTGGCTGGGCAGCGCGCAGATGTGGGAACGGGCGGGCACGCGCATCAGCCGCGTCCTGATTGCCGGCGTGGTGCTGATCGAGCTGTCCAAGCAGGTGCGCGCCCCGATCGGCCCCGAGCCGCGCGTCCATGTTCCCAGCCCGCTGGAGATCCTGGACGGGGTGGTGGGGCCGCGTCCCGCGCGCGCCCCGACGGCCGGGAATTTGCAGCATATGCAGAAAAAACGACCCGAAACGCCCGCGAATCGCGCAAGACCTGTCCATAAGGTGAACTGCCGCAGCGCAGCATTATGTCCTATAGGAATGCTGTAA
- the gloB gene encoding hydroxyacylglutathione hydrolase: MPLELVTLRCLKDNYAYLLHGDEGTVLIDAPEAAPVLRALAERGWTLSAILLTHHHSDHVDGVAELVRETGAMVIGAAADAHRLPPLDLRIAPGEPLEVLGEPVRIIDVSGHTIGHVAFHFPRSGFAFTADSLMALGCGRLFEGSPAMMWDSLSRLNALPADTLICSGHDYCAGNGAFALSVDPDNQALRDRLDAVRRGDRPCAPATLALERETNPFLRPAALRASLGMAESPDVEVFAKLRRMKDQF, translated from the coding sequence ATGCCGCTGGAACTGGTCACGCTGCGCTGCCTGAAGGACAACTATGCCTATCTGCTGCATGGTGACGAGGGCACGGTCCTGATCGACGCCCCCGAGGCCGCGCCGGTCCTGCGCGCCCTGGCCGAACGCGGCTGGACGCTGTCGGCGATCCTGCTGACCCATCACCATTCCGACCATGTCGACGGCGTGGCCGAACTCGTGCGGGAAACCGGCGCCATGGTGATCGGCGCCGCCGCCGACGCCCACCGCCTGCCGCCGCTGGACCTGCGCATCGCGCCGGGCGAACCGCTGGAGGTTCTGGGCGAACCGGTCCGGATCATCGACGTCTCGGGCCACACCATCGGCCATGTCGCCTTTCATTTCCCCCGCTCGGGCTTCGCCTTCACGGCCGACAGCCTGATGGCGCTCGGCTGCGGGCGCCTGTTCGAGGGCAGCCCCGCGATGATGTGGGACAGCCTGTCGCGCCTGAACGCCCTGCCCGCCGACACGCTGATCTGTTCGGGCCACGACTATTGCGCGGGCAACGGCGCCTTCGCGCTGTCGGTCGACCCCGACAACCAGGCGCTGCGCGACCGGCTGGATGCGGTGCGGCGCGGCGACCGGCCCTGCGCCCCGGCGACGCTGGCCCTGGAACGCGAGACCAACCCGTTCCTGCGCCCGGCGGCGCTGCGTGCGTCGCTGGGCATGGCCGAGTCGCCGGATGTCGAGGTCTTCGCGAAACTGCGCCGCATGAAGGACCAGTTCTGA
- the clpA gene encoding ATP-dependent Clp protease ATP-binding subunit ClpA: MPSFSTPLEQAIHQALALANEHRHELATLEHLLLALTEEPDAVKVMRACNVDLDELRKLLVDFIEDDLSTLVTDVEGSEAVPTAAFQRVIQRAAIHVQSSGRQEVTGANVLVAIFAERESNAAFFLQEMDMTRYDAVNFIAHGVAKNPSFNENRKVVGSDEPEQKQAESAPEAKDETALGKYCVDLNAKSKKGDIDPLIGREAEVERAIQVLCRRRKNNPLLVGDPGVGKTAIAEGLALKITRGETPEVLAGATIFSLDMGALLAGTRYRGDFEERLKAVVKELENHPDAILFIDEIHTVIGAGATSGGAMDASNLLKPALSGGKLRCMGSTTYKEFRQHFEKDRALSRRFQKIDVNEPSVPDTVKILMGLKPSFEKYHDLRYTNEAIKSAVELASRYINDRKLPDSAIDVIDEAGAAQHLVSESKRRKMITPKEIEAVVAKIARIPPKNVSKDDAEVLRDLESALKRVVFGQDAAITALSSAIKLARAGLREPEKPIGNYLFAGPTGVGKTEVAKQLASTLGVELLRFDMSEYMEKHAVSRLIGAPPGYVGFDQGGMLTDGVDQHPHCVLLLDEIEKAHPDVYNILLQVMDHGKLTDHNGRQVDFRNVILIMTSNAGASDMQRAAIGFGRDKREGEDTAAIERTFTPEFRNRLDAIISFAPLSRDVVVHVVEKFVLQLEAQLMDRNVHIELTPEAADWLAEKGYDDKMGARPLGRVIQENIKKPLAEELLFGRLTKGGVVRVKIEDDKPVFDITGPDAPRIGKSKTPLLTAE; this comes from the coding sequence GTGCCAAGTTTCTCGACCCCCCTGGAACAGGCCATTCACCAGGCGCTTGCGCTGGCGAACGAACACCGACACGAGCTTGCCACGCTCGAACACCTGCTGCTGGCCCTGACCGAAGAACCCGATGCGGTCAAGGTCATGCGCGCCTGCAATGTCGACCTGGACGAGCTGCGCAAGCTGCTTGTCGATTTCATCGAGGACGACCTGTCCACCCTGGTCACCGACGTGGAAGGGTCCGAGGCCGTGCCGACCGCCGCCTTCCAGCGGGTGATCCAGCGCGCCGCGATCCATGTCCAAAGCTCGGGCCGGCAAGAGGTGACGGGCGCGAACGTCCTGGTCGCGATCTTCGCCGAACGCGAATCGAACGCCGCCTTCTTCCTTCAGGAAATGGACATGACCCGTTACGACGCGGTCAACTTCATCGCGCATGGCGTGGCGAAGAACCCGTCCTTCAACGAAAACCGCAAGGTGGTCGGATCCGACGAACCCGAACAGAAGCAGGCCGAATCCGCGCCCGAGGCCAAGGACGAAACCGCGCTTGGCAAATACTGCGTGGACCTGAACGCCAAGTCGAAAAAGGGCGACATCGACCCCCTGATCGGCCGCGAGGCCGAGGTTGAACGGGCCATCCAGGTTCTGTGCCGCCGCCGCAAGAACAACCCGCTGCTGGTGGGCGATCCGGGCGTGGGCAAGACCGCCATCGCCGAGGGCCTGGCCCTGAAGATCACGCGCGGCGAAACCCCCGAGGTGCTGGCGGGCGCCACGATCTTTTCGCTCGACATGGGCGCGCTTCTGGCGGGCACCCGCTATCGCGGCGATTTCGAGGAACGGCTGAAAGCGGTCGTCAAGGAACTGGAAAACCACCCCGACGCGATCCTGTTCATCGACGAGATCCATACCGTCATCGGCGCGGGGGCGACCTCGGGCGGGGCGATGGATGCCTCGAACCTGCTCAAGCCCGCGCTGTCGGGCGGCAAGCTGCGCTGCATGGGCTCGACCACCTACAAGGAGTTCCGCCAGCATTTCGAAAAGGACCGCGCCCTGTCGCGCCGGTTCCAGAAGATCGACGTGAACGAGCCTTCGGTCCCCGACACGGTCAAGATCCTGATGGGCCTGAAACCCAGCTTCGAAAAGTACCATGACCTGCGCTACACGAACGAGGCGATCAAGTCGGCGGTGGAACTGGCCAGCCGCTATATCAACGACCGCAAGCTGCCCGACAGCGCCATCGACGTGATCGACGAGGCCGGGGCCGCGCAGCATCTGGTCAGCGAAAGCAAGCGCCGCAAGATGATCACCCCCAAGGAGATCGAGGCCGTGGTGGCCAAGATCGCCCGCATCCCTCCGAAAAACGTCAGCAAGGACGATGCCGAGGTGCTGCGCGACCTGGAAAGCGCGCTCAAACGCGTGGTCTTCGGCCAGGACGCGGCGATCACGGCGCTGTCCTCGGCGATCAAGCTGGCGCGGGCGGGCCTGCGCGAACCCGAAAAGCCGATCGGCAACTATCTGTTCGCCGGCCCGACCGGGGTGGGCAAGACCGAGGTCGCCAAGCAGCTTGCCAGCACGCTGGGCGTCGAACTGCTGCGCTTCGACATGTCGGAATATATGGAGAAGCACGCGGTTTCCCGCCTGATCGGCGCGCCTCCGGGCTATGTCGGCTTCGACCAGGGCGGGATGCTGACCGACGGCGTGGACCAGCATCCGCATTGCGTGCTGCTGCTGGACGAGATCGAGAAGGCGCACCCGGATGTCTACAACATCCTGTTGCAGGTGATGGATCACGGCAAGCTCACCGACCACAACGGCCGCCAGGTGGATTTCCGCAACGTGATCCTGATCATGACCTCGAACGCGGGGGCCTCGGACATGCAGCGGGCCGCGATCGGCTTCGGCCGCGACAAGCGCGAGGGCGAGGATACGGCCGCGATCGAGCGGACCTTCACGCCCGAATTCCGCAACCGTCTGGACGCGATCATCAGCTTTGCGCCCCTTTCGCGCGATGTGGTCGTCCATGTGGTCGAAAAATTCGTGCTGCAACTGGAAGCCCAACTGATGGACCGCAACGTCCATATCGAACTGACCCCGGAAGCCGCCGACTGGCTGGCCGAAAAGGGCTATGACGACAAGATGGGCGCCCGTCCCCTGGGCCGCGTGATCCAGGAGAACATCAAGAAGCCCTTGGCCGAGGAACTGCTGTTCGGCCGGCTGACCAAGGGCGGCGTGGTCCGCGTGAAGATCGAGGATGACAAGCCTGTCTTCGACATCACCGGCCCCGACGCCCCCCGCATCGGCAAATCGAAGACGCCGCTGCTGACCGCGGAATAA